One genomic segment of Ancylobacter sp. IITR112 includes these proteins:
- a CDS encoding HlyD family secretion protein, with the protein MTPRFRLPTNIVVLILTLVLFSLAAVFVVTAPGGYQGYAEADSIFVGPDEAGRIIELRVDEGDLVTKGMPLFTIDDDLQRANVKSAEASLGQALSELANVKASTQRPEQVAVLEAGERRAAAALELSRLELERQRDLQSKQVSSKAALDSAQQTFNQNEASLDEVRRQIEAAKLAGRDDEIAAAEKAVDAARAALASAEVRLDRRSMSAPIGGTVETVYFRAGELVPAGRPVLAILPPELIKVRFFVPEPALASFRIGMPVTVTCDGCGEAIEATVSYIARSAEYTPPVIYSLDERSKLVFMLEAKPRDPSKLRPGQPVTVEIAP; encoded by the coding sequence ATGACGCCGCGCTTTCGCTTGCCGACCAATATTGTCGTCCTCATTTTAACTCTGGTTCTGTTTTCGCTCGCCGCTGTCTTCGTCGTCACCGCGCCGGGTGGGTACCAAGGCTATGCGGAAGCCGACTCCATCTTCGTCGGGCCGGATGAGGCGGGACGGATCATCGAGCTGCGGGTGGACGAAGGCGACCTGGTGACGAAGGGCATGCCTCTCTTCACCATCGACGACGATCTCCAGCGCGCGAATGTGAAGTCCGCTGAAGCGAGCCTCGGGCAGGCGCTTTCGGAGCTTGCGAACGTCAAGGCCTCGACCCAGCGCCCGGAGCAGGTGGCGGTTCTGGAGGCCGGCGAACGCCGTGCGGCGGCTGCGCTCGAACTCTCCCGCCTGGAATTGGAACGCCAGCGGGATTTGCAGTCCAAGCAGGTGTCGTCCAAGGCAGCGCTCGATTCCGCGCAGCAGACCTTCAACCAGAACGAGGCGTCGCTGGACGAGGTGCGCCGTCAGATCGAGGCGGCGAAGCTCGCGGGTCGCGACGACGAGATCGCCGCCGCCGAGAAGGCGGTGGATGCCGCCCGGGCCGCCCTCGCATCGGCCGAGGTGCGGCTGGATCGGCGGAGCATGTCCGCTCCGATTGGCGGCACTGTGGAGACCGTCTATTTTCGCGCCGGCGAATTGGTCCCGGCCGGCCGGCCGGTGCTGGCGATCCTGCCGCCGGAACTGATCAAGGTGCGCTTCTTCGTGCCCGAGCCTGCCCTCGCCAGTTTCCGCATCGGCATGCCGGTGACGGTGACATGCGACGGCTGCGGCGAGGCGATCGAGGCCACGGTCAGCTACATCGCCCGCAGCGCCGAATACACGCCCCCCGTCATCTACAGCCTGGATGAGCGTTCCAAGCTCGTGTTCATGCTGGAGGCCAAGCCGCGCGATCCTTCCAAGCTGCGACCCGGACAGCCGGTCACGGTCGAGATCGCGCCATGA